A region of Vitis riparia cultivar Riparia Gloire de Montpellier isolate 1030 chromosome 12, EGFV_Vit.rip_1.0, whole genome shotgun sequence DNA encodes the following proteins:
- the LOC117925906 gene encoding putative disease resistance RPP13-like protein 1, which translates to MAAALVGGAFLSASLQVLFDRLASREVVKFIRGHELDDALLKKLKRKLRTVHAVLNDAEAKQITNPAVKEWMDELKVVVYDAEDVLDEIATEDLRCKIEAADTQTSMSTWVHPPLDIQSINSRVEEIIGRLDDIAQDRDVLGLKEGVGEKLAQRWPSTSLVDESLVYGRAQIKEEMVQLLLSDNARSTDAMGAISIVGMGGTGKTTLAQLLYNDQRVKEHFEIKAWVCVSKEFDPIRVTKTILEAINSSMSNTTDLNLLQAQLKERINMKNFLLVLDDVWNEDSCDWDTLRTPLIVGAKGSKIIVTTRSTKVASAMRAVHTHCLGGLSSEDGWSLSRKLAFENGDSSGHPQLEAIGEKIVHKCQGLLLAIKAMGSLLHSKVEAREWDDVLNSELWDLPTDTVFPALRLSYYYLRSHLKRWFSYCSIFPKDYKFEKEKLVLLWMTEGLLEQSKSKKRMEEVSNLYFQKLLSKSFFQNSIRNKSCFVMHDLVNDLAQLISGEFSTSLEDVETLAVPRSLHDKDSKVV; encoded by the exons ATGGCTGCGGCTTTGGTTGGAGGTGCTTTTCTCTCAGCTTCTCTACAAGTTCTATTTGACAGGTTGGCTTCTCGCGAGGTGGTGAAATTCATCAGGGGACACGAGCTCGATGATGCACTCCTCAAGAAGTTGAAGAGGAAACTGCGGACTGTCCATGCTGTGCTCAATGATGCGGAGGCCAAGCAAATTACAAACCCAGCAGTCAAAGAGTGGATGGATGAGCTCAAAGTTGTTGTCTATGATGCTGAGGATGTATTGGATGAGATCGCCACTGAAGATCTACGATGCAAGATAGAAGCTGCGGACACCCAGACCAGCATGTCTACCTGGGTTCATCCTCCACTTGATATTCAAAGCATAAACTCTAGGGTGGAGGAGATCATTGGTAGACTAGACGATATCGCACAAGACAGAGACGTCCTCGGGTTGAAAGAAGGCGTTGGTGAGAAATTGGCACAAAGGTGGCCTTCTACTTCTTTGGTAGATGAATCTCTAGTCTATGGCAGGGCTCAAATTAAGGAGGAGATGGTTCAACTGTTGCTGTCTGATAATGCAAGGAGTACTGATGCCATGGGTGCGATCTCCATAGTCGGCATGGGTGGCACGGGCAAAACCACACTTGCCCAGCTGCTCTACAATGACCAAAGGGTGAAGGAACACTTCGAAATCAAGGCATGGGTTTGTGTTTCCAAAGAATTTGATCCTATCAGAGTTACGAAAACAATTCTCGAGGCAATCAATTCATCCATGTCCAATACCACTGATCTAAATCTACTTCAGGCTCAACTGAAGGAAAGAATTAATATGAAGAATTTTTTACTTGTACTGGATGATGTTTGGAATGAAGACTCTTGTGACTGGGATACGCTACGAACTCCACTCATAGTCGGGGCAAAGGGAAGCAAGATTATTGTAACTACGCGAAGCACCAAGGTTGCATCTGCCATGCGTGCAGTCCATACTCATTGTTTAGGTGGGTTATCCTCTGAAGATGGTTGGTCCCTGTCCAGAAAACTTGCATTTGAAAATGGAGACTCAAGTGGGCATCCACAACTAGAAGCAATCGGGGAAAAGATTGTCCACAAGTGCCAAGGTCTACTGCTGGCTATAAAAGCAATGGGGAGTCTCCTACACTCCAAGGTTGAAGCAAGAGAATGGGATGATGTATTAAACAGTGAATTATGGGATTTGCCCACAGATACTGTTTTTCCTGCTCTAAGGTTGAGTTATTATTACCTTCGTTCACATCTAAAACGTTGGTTTTCTTATTGTTCAATCTTTCCAAAAGACTACAAATTCGAAAAGGAGAAGCTAGTTTTGTTATGGATGACAGAAGGTTTATTGGAACAATcaaaaagcaagaaaagaatGGAAGAGGTAAGTAATTTGTACTTTCAAAAACTTCTATCAAAgtcatttttccaaaattcaataaGAAATAAGTCATGTTTTGTAATGCACGACCTTGTTAATGACTTGGCACAATTGATATCCGGAGAATTTTCTACTTCTTTGGAGGATG TTGAAACACTTGCGGTACCTAGATCTCTCCATGACAAGGATTCAAAAGTTGTCTGA
- the LOC117925908 gene encoding putative disease resistance RPP13-like protein 1 yields the protein MAGALVGGAFLSASLQVLFDRLASREVVSFIRGQKLSDALLKKLERKLLVVHAVLNDAEVKQFTNPYVKKWLVLLKEAVYDAEDILDEIATEALRHKVEAAESQTSTSQVGNIMDMSTWVLAPFDGQGIESRVEEIIDRLEDMVRDRDVLGLKEGVGEKLARRWPSTSLVDESLVYGRAQIKEEMVQLLLSDNARSTDAMGVISIVGMGGTGKTTLAQLLYNDQRVMEHFNLKAWVCVSEEFDPIRVTKTILEAINSSTSNTTDLNLLQVQLKERINMKKFLLVLDDVWNEDSCDWDTLRTPLIVGAKGSKIIVTTRSTKVASAMRAVHTHCLGGLSSEDGWSLFKKLAFENGDSSGHPQLEAIGEKIVHKCQGLPLAIKAMGSLLRSKVEAREWDDVLNSELWDLPTDAVLPALRLSYYYLPSHLKRCFSYCSIFPKDYEFEKEKLVLLWMAEGLLEQSKSKKRMEEVGNFYFQELLSKSFFQNSVRNKSCFVMHDLVNDLAQLVSVEFSVSLEDGKIYRVSEKTRHLSYLMSEYDLYERFDPLSQMKCLRTFLPRSKFGSLYLSNRVLHHLLLEMKCARVLSLNNYFIIDVPHSIEKLKRLRYLDLSKTIIQKLPESVCNLYNLQTMMLSRCYYLVELPSKMEKLINLRYLDIRYTSVKEMPSDICKLKNLQSLSKFIVGQNGGLRLGALRKLSGSLVISKLQNVVCDRDALEANMKDKKYLDELEFEWDYENTDVGGVVQNRRDILSSLQPHTNLKRLQIYSFSGLSFPDWVGDPSFFNLVDLELQNCNNCSSLPPFGQLPSLKHLSILQMKGVKMVGSEFYGNASSSNTIKPSFPSLQTLRFKKMYNWEKWLCCGCRRGEFPRLQELCISECPKLSGKLPKQLRSLKKLQIIRCELLVGSLRAPQIRERKMGYHGKFRLKRPACGFSDLQTSEIEISDISQLEELPPRIQTLIIKECDWIEWALEEGMLQRSTCLIQRLHITSCRFSRPLNRVGLPTTLKSLDIWKCTKLEFVLRALLRSHHPFLEFLFIGGICNCNSFSLSFSLSIFPRLTNLSIHEVEGLEFLSISISEGDPTSLNDFRIHGCPDLVYIELPALESAHYEISRCRKLKLLAHGLSSLQQLSLIYCPELLFQRDGLPSNLRELQITSCNQLTSQVDWGLQRLTSLTKLAISYGCRDMESFPNEYLLPPTLTSLYISNLPNLKSLDNNGLRYLTSLTTLSISNCPKFKSFGEEGLQHLTSLENLHMYSLRVLESLREVGLQHLTSLKTLSISNCDQLQYLTKERLPNSLSFLKIQSCPLLEYRCQFEKGQDWEYIAHIPRILIDHVLY from the coding sequence ATGGCAGGGGCTTTAGTTGGAGGTGCGTTTCTCTCAGCTTCTCTCCAAGTTCTATTTGACAGGTTGGCTTCTCGCGAGGTTGTGAGCTTCATCCGGGGGCAGAAGCTCAGCGATGCGCTCCTGAAGAAGTTGGAAAGGAAGTTGCTGGTCGTCCATGCAGTGCTCAACGATGCTGAGGTCAAACAGTTTACAAATCCATATGTGAAGAAGTGGCTGGTCTTGCTTAAAGAGGCCGTGTATGATGCGGAGGACATATTGGATGAGATCGCCACAGAGGCTTTGCGACACAAGGTGGAAGCTGCGGAGTCCCAAACCAGCACAAGTCAGGTGGGTAACATCATGGACATGTCAACCTGGGTTCTCGCACCATTTGATGGTCAGGGCATAGAGTCTAGGGTGGAGGAGATCATTGATAGACTAGAAGATATGGTACGAGACAGAGACGTCCTCGGGTTGAAAGAAGGCGTTGGTGAGAAATTGGCACGAAGGTGGCCTTCTACTTCTTTGGTAGATGAATCTCTTGTTTATGGCAGGGCTCAAATTAAGGAGGAGATGGTTCAACTGTTGCTGTCTGATAATGCAAGGAGTACTGATGCCATGGGTGTGATCTCCATAGTCGGCATGGGTGGCACAGGCAAAACCACACTTGCCCAGCTTCTCTACAATGACCAAAGGGTGATGGAACACTTCAATCTCAAGGCATGGGTTTGTGTTTCCGAAGAATTTGATCCTATCAGAGTTACGAAAACAATTCTCGAGGCAATCAATTCATCCACGTCCAATACCACTGATCTAAATCTACTTCAGGTTCAACTGAAGGAGAGAATTAATATGAAGAAATTTCTACTTGTCCTGGATGATGTTTGGAACGAAGACTCTTGTGACTGGGATACGCTACGAACTCCACTCATAGTTGGGGCAAAGGGAAGCAAGATTATTGTAACTACGCGAAGCACCAAGGTTGCATCTGCCATGCGTGCAGTCCATACTCATTGTTTAGGTGGGTTATCCTCTGAAGATGGTTGGTCCCTGTTCAAAAAACTTGCATTTGAAAATGGAGACTCAAGTGGGCATCCACAACTAGAAGCAATCGGAGAAAAGATTGTCCACAAGTGCCAAGGTCTACCGCTGGCTATAAAAGCAATGGGGAGTCTCTTACGCTCCAAGGTTGAAGCAAGAGAATGGGATGATGTATTAAACAGTGAATTATGGGATTTGCCCACAGATGCGGTTCTTCCTGCTCTGAGGTTGAGTTATTATTACCTGCCTTCACATCTAAAACGCTGTTTTTCTTATTGTTCAATTTTTCCCAAAGACTACGAATTCGAAAAGGAGAAGCTAGTTTTGTTATGGATGGCAGAGGGTTTGTTGGAACAATcaaaaagcaagaaaagaatGGAAGAGGTAGGTAATTTTTACTTTCAAGAACTTCTATCAAAgtcatttttccaaaattcagtAAGAAATAAGTCATGTTTTGTAATGCACGACCTCGTTAATGACTTGGCACAATTGGTATCCGTAGaattttctgtttctttggAGGATGGTAAGATATACAGAGTCTCGGAGAAAACTCgtcatttatcatatttgatgagTGAATATGATCTATATGAGAGATTTGATCCACTTTCTCAAATGAAGTGTCTTCGAACGTTTTTACCTAGAAGCAAATTTGGGTCTCTATACTTGAGTAATAGAGTTCTACACCATCTATTATTGGAAATGAAATGTGCACGAGTGTTgagtttgaataattattttattattgatgtgCCTCATTCAATCGAGAAGTTGAAACGCTTGCGCTACTTGGATCTTTCTAAGACAATAATTCAAAAGTTGCCTGAATCAGTTTGTAATTTATACAATTTACAAACAATGATGTTATCGAGATGTTATTATCTTGTTGAATTACCCTCAAAGAtggaaaaattgattaatttgcgTTACCTTGATATTCGTTATACTTCGGTCAAGGAGATGCCAAGTGATATATGTAAGCTAAAGAATTTACAATCACTTTCTAAATTTATTGTGGGCCAAAATGGTGGGTTAAGATTGGGAGCATTGAGGAAGCTTTCGGGAAGTCTTGTCATTTCAAAGCTGCAGAATGTTGTATGTGATAGGGATGCATTAGAAGCTAATATGAAGGATAAAAAGTACCTTGATGAGTTGGAGTTTGAGTGGGATTATGAGAACACTGATGTTGGTGGTGTTGTGCAAAATAGAAGGGATATACTCAGCAGCTTACAGCCACATACAAACCTCAAGAGACtccaaatttattcttttagtgGTTTAAGCTTTCCAGATTGGGTAGGAGATCCTTCATTCTTCAATCTTGTTGACCTGGAGCTTCAGAATTGTAACAATTGCTCGTCATTGCCACCATTCGGGCAGCTACCCTCTCTTAAACATCTTTCTATCTTACAAATGAAAGGAGTTAAAATGGTGGGTAGTGAATTTTATGGGAATGCTTCTTCCTCCAACACAATTAAGCCCTCCTTCCCGTCCCtacaaactctaagattcaAGAAGATGTACAACTGGGAGAAATGGTTATGTTGTGGATGCAGACGTGGAGAATTCCCTCGTCTTCAGGAGCTTTGTATAAGTGAATGTCCCAAACTCAGTGGGAAATTACCAAAACAGCTTCGTTCATTGAAGAAACTTCAAATCATTCGTTGTGAGTTGCTTGTGGGCTCCCTCCGAGCTCCTCAAATCCGTGAAAGAAAAATGGGGTATCATGGTAAATTTCGGTTGAAAAGGCCAGCTTGTGGGTTCAGTGATCTCCAAACTtcagaaattgaaatttcagacATATCTCAATTGGAGGAGCTACCACCACGAATACAGACGCTAATAATCAAAGAATGTGATTGGATAGAGTGGGCATTGGAGGAGGGAATGCTACAAAGAAGCACTTGTCTTATCCAACGTTTGCACATCACAAGTTGTCGTTTCTCCAGACCCTTGAACAGAGTTGGTTTACCCACTACATTGAAGTCACTAGATATCTGGAAGTGTACCAAACTGGAGTTTGTCCTGCGTGCACTATTGAGATCCCACCATCCATTCcttgaatttttattcattGGGGGTATTTGCAACTGTAATTCtttctcattatctttctcATTAAGCATCTTCCCACGGTTGACTAATTTGAGCATCCATGAAGTTGAAGGGCTTGAATTCCTCTCCATCTCCATTTCAGAGGGGGATCCCACATCTCTTAATGATTTTCGAATCCATGGGTGCCCTGATCTTGTATATATTGAATTGCCCGCTCTCGAGTCTGCACACTATGAGATCTCCAGATGCAGGAAGCTGAAGTTGCTGGCGCACGGACTCTCGTCGCTGCAGCAATTGAGTTTAATATATTGTCCAGAATTGTTGTTTCAGAGAGATGGTTTGCCCTCCAACCTGCGTGAACTTCAAATTACATCCTGCAACCAACTCACATCTCAGGTGGACTGGGGTTTGCAAAGACTGACCTCTCTTACAAAACTTGCAATTAGTTATGGATGCCGAGACATGGAATCATTTCCCAATGAGTACCTACTGCCCCCCACACTTACCTCTCTTTACATATCTAATCTTCCGAATCTCAAGTCTCTGGACAACAACGGGCTTCGATATCTTACCTCTCTAACAACATTATCCATCTCCAACTGCCCTAAGTTTAAATCCTTCGGAGAAGAGGGGCTTCAACATCTTACCTCTCTTGAAAATTTACACATGTACTCACTCCGTGTGCTCGAATCCTTGAGAGAAGTAGGTCTTCAACACCTCACCTCTCTTAAAACATTGTCTATCTCTAACTGCGATCAGCTCCAATACTTGACAAAAGAGAGACTGCCAAACTCCCTCTCTTTCTTGAAAATCCAGAGTTGTCCTTTGTTGGAGTATAGGTGCCAATTTGAGAAAGGCCAAGATTGGGAATATATAGCTCACATTCCACGCATACTGATAGATCATGTGCTATACTAA
- the LOC117925907 gene encoding putative disease resistance protein At3g14460 — MEKLINLRYLDIRYTLVKEMPSDMCKLNNLQSLSTFIVGQNGGLRLEALRELSGSLVISKVQNVVCDRDALEANMKDKKYLDELEFEWDYENTDVGGVVQSRMDILSSLQPHTNLKRLHINSFSGLSFPAWVGDPSFFNRVDLGLQNLGIGGGNATKKHLSSPTFAHHKLSFLQTLAQCWFTHYIEVTNYLGVYQTGVYQGMSYPFLEHLSILAVSSRNSFSLSFSLSIFPRLNNLYISDFEGLEFLSISVSEGDPTSLNSSEIKECPDVEYIELPALESARYKISSCRKLKLLAHTHSSLQELRLIDCPELLFQRDGLPSDLREVAILSCNQLTSQVDWGKWQGRYYNGFYVSVSILPEMVFVMLLLA, encoded by the exons AtggaaaaattgattaatttgcgTTACCTTGATATTCGTTATACTTTGGTGAAGGAGATGCCAAGTGATATGTGTAAGCTAAATAATTTACAATCACTTTCTACATTTATTGTGGGCCAAAATGGTGGGTTAAGATTGGAAGCATTGAGGGAGCTTTCGGGAAGTCTTGTCATTTCAAAGGTGCAGAATGTTGTATGTGATAGGGATGCATTAGAAGCTAATATGAAGGATAAAAAGTACCTTGATGAGTTGGAGTTTGAGTGGGATTATGAGAACACTGATGTTGGTGGTGTTGTGCAAAGTAGAATGGATATACTCAGCAGCTTACAGCCACATACAAACCTCAAGAGACTCCATATTAATTCTTTTAGTGGTTTAAGCTTTCCAGCTTGGGTAGGAGATCCTTCATTCTTCAATCGTGTTGACCTGGGGCTTCAGAATT TGGGTATTGGAGGAGGGAATGCTACAAAGAAGCACTTGTCTTCTCCAACATTTGCGCATCACAAGTTGTCGTTTCTCCAGACCCTTGCACAGTGTTGGTTTACCCACTACATTGAAGTCACTAATTATCTGGGAGTGTACCAAACGGGAGTGTACCAAGGAATGTCGTATCCATTCCTTGAACATTTATCCATTCTTGCTGTTAGCAGCCGTAATTCtttctcattatctttctcATTAAGCATCTTTCCACGGTTGAACAATCTCTACATCTCTGATTTCGAAGGGCTTGAATTCCTCTCCATCTCCGTTTCAGAGGGGGACCCCACGTCTCTAAATAGTTCGGAAATCAAAGAGTGCCCTGATGTTGAATATATTGAATTGCCTGCTCTGGAGTCTGCACGCTATAAGATCTCCAGTTGCAGGAAGCTGAAGTTGCTGGCGCACACACACTCATCGTTGCAGGAATTGAGGTTAATAGATTGTCCAGAATTGTTGTTTCAGAGAGATGGTTTGCCCTCCGACCTGCGTGAAGTTGCAATTTTATCCTGCAACCAACTCACATCTCAGGTGGACTGGG GGAAATGGCAAGGACGCTACTACAATGGCTTCTATGTTTCTG TCAGCATTTTACCAGAGATGGTGTTTGTTATGCTTCTGCTTGCATAA